A stretch of the Veillonella parvula DSM 2008 genome encodes the following:
- the floA gene encoding flotillin-like protein FloA (flotillin-like protein involved in membrane lipid rafts), which translates to MDVGILILIPILLIGIMVFLYVVPLGLWVSALAAGVNVGIFTLVGMRLRRVNPSQIVMPLIKANKAGLDVNVNQLEAHYLAGGDVDRVVDALIAAERASIPLTFERSAAIDLAGRDVLEAVQMSVNPKVIETPIISAVAKNGIELKVRARVTVRANIDRLVGGAGEATIIARVGEGIVTTVGSSEEHTDVLENPDHISRTVLGKGLDAGTAFEILSIDIADVDVGRNIGAQLQTDQAEADKKIAQARAEERRAMAVATEQEMRAKTQDMQAKVVEAQAEVPKALAEAFRNGNLGVMDYYNMNNIIADTKMRENLADGE; encoded by the coding sequence CATTTTGCTGATTGGTATTATGGTATTCTTATATGTTGTGCCATTAGGGCTTTGGGTATCCGCTCTAGCAGCGGGCGTTAACGTAGGTATCTTTACACTTGTAGGTATGCGCTTACGTCGTGTAAATCCATCTCAAATCGTAATGCCTTTGATTAAAGCTAATAAAGCAGGTCTTGATGTGAATGTAAATCAGTTGGAAGCTCATTACCTCGCAGGTGGTGACGTTGACCGCGTTGTAGATGCTTTGATTGCCGCTGAACGGGCATCTATTCCGTTGACCTTTGAACGTTCCGCAGCTATCGACCTCGCCGGTCGTGATGTATTGGAAGCGGTTCAAATGTCCGTTAATCCTAAAGTGATTGAAACTCCAATTATTTCTGCGGTAGCAAAAAATGGTATCGAATTGAAAGTTCGTGCTCGTGTTACTGTACGTGCGAATATCGATCGCCTCGTTGGGGGTGCTGGTGAAGCCACAATTATTGCCCGTGTAGGTGAAGGTATCGTAACGACTGTAGGTTCCTCTGAAGAACATACAGATGTATTGGAAAATCCAGATCACATTTCCCGTACTGTATTGGGTAAAGGCCTTGATGCGGGTACTGCATTCGAAATCTTGTCCATCGATATCGCTGACGTAGACGTGGGACGTAACATTGGCGCTCAATTGCAAACTGACCAAGCGGAAGCGGATAAGAAAATCGCTCAAGCTCGTGCGGAAGAACGTCGTGCAATGGCTGTTGCTACAGAACAAGAAATGCGTGCTAAAACACAAGACATGCAAGCTAAGGTTGTGGAAGCACAAGCTGAAGTCCCTAAAGCATTGGCAGAAGCTTTCAGAAATGGTAATCTTGGCGTTATGGATTACTACAATATGAACAATATTATTGCAGACACTAAAATGCGTGAAAACTTAGCAGATGGTGAATAG
- a CDS encoding sortase, translating to MYRNVRVIPKQLLQQLYIEKQWSVRDVADYFQCSVDTIMRRMKAYDIERRPLKKEINMVHVQALYETGKWSLHSLAKRYDVSITTIANRLKEYGLACQQSNKNVSIDVVRICRAYKSGNSTDAIARMYGISRWKVHHVLRHMGNCLIPKVRKPMRVEEMAYLYIHHHMSTDDIGLAYGIRGSTVAIYLREQGIEIRANTLDLDENKIKKLRAQGYGVAKIAQVMGCSTSAVRKRLAMKKYISP from the coding sequence ATGTATCGAAATGTGCGTGTTATACCAAAACAGCTGTTGCAGCAATTATATATAGAGAAACAATGGAGCGTTCGCGATGTGGCGGATTATTTTCAATGTAGTGTTGATACCATCATGCGCCGTATGAAAGCGTACGATATCGAACGGAGGCCTCTGAAGAAAGAAATCAATATGGTCCATGTACAAGCTTTGTATGAGACCGGTAAGTGGTCGCTCCATTCATTAGCGAAGCGTTATGATGTGTCTATTACGACGATAGCGAATCGCTTGAAAGAATATGGATTGGCTTGTCAGCAATCAAATAAAAACGTCTCTATAGATGTAGTACGTATATGTAGGGCTTATAAAAGTGGAAATAGTACAGATGCCATTGCTCGTATGTATGGTATATCTCGATGGAAAGTTCACCATGTATTGCGGCATATGGGGAATTGCTTAATTCCTAAAGTTCGAAAGCCTATGCGCGTAGAGGAGATGGCTTATTTATATATTCATCATCACATGAGTACAGATGACATTGGCCTAGCTTATGGGATACGTGGTTCTACAGTGGCAATTTATTTGCGAGAGCAAGGTATAGAAATAAGGGCAAATACTCTTGATCTAGACGAAAATAAGATTAAAAAACTCCGTGCTCAAGGTTATGGAGTTGCAAAGATTGCACAGGTGATGGGTTGCTCTACCTCTGCTGTGCGAAAGCGTCTAGCTATGAAAAAATATATCTCTCCTTGA
- a CDS encoding DNA glycosylase: MAETIETRPFPPFLPKKATVMMMGTFPPEQSKRAMEFHYPNFQNDMWRVFGLVFFDEKDHFRNGEEKAMDPEKIKAFLSEAGIASCPTVLKAIREKGNASDAFLKVVEPVPLADVLEQIPDCKHIGTTGGKATEILLSLLPEKVKLPKTGETIPFVFNGRELTLTRLPSTSRAYPLSLPKKAEAYKNFFKACGLKTK; the protein is encoded by the coding sequence ATGGCAGAAACAATTGAAACAAGACCATTCCCTCCATTCTTACCAAAGAAGGCAACAGTCATGATGATGGGCACATTTCCTCCAGAACAATCAAAACGTGCTATGGAATTCCATTATCCAAATTTCCAAAATGATATGTGGCGTGTTTTTGGCCTCGTATTCTTTGATGAAAAGGATCATTTTAGAAATGGTGAGGAAAAAGCGATGGATCCTGAGAAGATTAAAGCCTTTTTGTCTGAAGCTGGAATTGCATCTTGTCCTACTGTTTTGAAAGCTATTCGAGAAAAAGGGAATGCATCTGATGCATTTCTTAAGGTCGTTGAACCAGTTCCACTTGCGGACGTACTGGAGCAAATCCCTGACTGTAAGCATATTGGTACAACAGGCGGCAAGGCTACGGAGATTTTATTGAGCCTTTTACCAGAAAAGGTTAAATTACCTAAAACTGGTGAAACAATTCCTTTTGTATTTAATGGTCGGGAATTGACATTGACACGTTTGCCATCTACATCACGCGCCTATCCGTTGAGCCTACCGAAAAAGGCTGAAGCGTACAAGAATTTCTTCAAAGCTTGTGGTCTAAAAACAAAATAA
- a CDS encoding MFS transporter, whose protein sequence is MVDNNLKNGVDNMDKAKEALWTKSFVLDTLINFLVFLIYYLLIVIIAVVAKDNLHATASQAGLAVGIYIIGTVVARLLAGRFISILGCRKMLYLGLLIYLISTAMYFYTPNLLMLDSVRFLNGFAYGITSTATSTIIAAIIPTSRRGEGINYYGLSTSLAAAVGPFLGILMLHSLGYDFIIAFCVALIIFCGIGSVIMKFNEPKLGIESEAHKGIRISDYIEPRMNSISLVSILVGFAYSGVIGFMAAYTKDLDLIMAGTFFFVVYAVVITITRPLLGIVFDMKGENFVLYPCFVSLALGIFLLSIAHSTWLVLLSAVFVGLGYGTFMSNGQAVTVKIVPVHRIGVATSTYFIALDMGLGFGPYILGAVKEVVGYASMFHVTVVVALLALVAYYLLYGRYVGTERDLSLKARAEEEEIRNRKHNGKLA, encoded by the coding sequence CTGGTTGACAATAATTTAAAAAATGGAGTTGATAATATGGATAAGGCTAAGGAGGCCTTGTGGACAAAATCCTTTGTCCTTGATACTTTGATTAATTTCTTAGTATTTTTAATTTATTATTTATTAATTGTTATTATTGCGGTTGTAGCAAAAGATAATCTTCATGCTACGGCTAGTCAAGCGGGACTTGCTGTTGGTATATATATTATTGGCACCGTTGTAGCCCGTTTGTTGGCAGGACGGTTTATCAGTATTCTAGGGTGTCGCAAGATGCTTTATTTAGGGTTATTGATTTACTTGATTTCAACAGCTATGTATTTCTACACACCTAATTTACTAATGCTTGATAGTGTTCGTTTCTTAAATGGTTTTGCTTATGGTATTACATCTACTGCTACAAGTACTATCATAGCTGCTATTATTCCTACGTCACGCCGTGGGGAAGGGATTAACTATTATGGCTTATCTACCTCTCTCGCCGCTGCAGTAGGGCCATTCTTAGGTATCTTGATGCTTCATAGTCTTGGTTATGATTTTATCATCGCATTCTGTGTTGCACTTATCATCTTCTGTGGTATTGGCTCAGTCATCATGAAATTTAATGAACCTAAACTTGGTATCGAATCTGAAGCACATAAGGGCATTAGAATCTCGGACTACATTGAACCTCGGATGAATTCAATCAGCCTTGTTTCTATTCTAGTCGGCTTTGCCTACTCTGGTGTTATTGGCTTTATGGCGGCTTACACAAAAGACCTAGATCTTATTATGGCGGGCACCTTCTTCTTTGTTGTATATGCTGTAGTTATTACTATAACAAGACCATTGCTTGGCATTGTTTTCGATATGAAAGGGGAAAACTTCGTTCTCTATCCTTGTTTTGTATCCTTAGCACTTGGTATTTTCTTATTATCCATCGCTCACTCCACATGGCTTGTGCTTTTATCGGCTGTGTTTGTTGGCCTTGGATATGGTACATTTATGTCCAACGGACAAGCTGTTACTGTTAAGATAGTACCTGTTCATCGTATTGGTGTTGCCACATCTACATACTTCATTGCCTTGGATATGGGGCTTGGCTTTGGCCCCTATATTTTAGGTGCCGTTAAAGAGGTTGTAGGTTATGCTAGTATGTTCCATGTAACTGTTGTTGTTGCGCTCCTTGCGCTGGTTGCCTATTATTTATTATATGGCCGTTATGTGGGGACTGAGAGAGACCTCTCGTTGAAAGCTCGCGCTGAAGAAGAAGAAATTAGGAATCGCAAACATAATGGTAAGCTTGCGTAA
- the pepT gene encoding peptidase T: MESMVERFVRYTSINTRSNEESTTIPSTQTQVDFATNVLVPDLKAIGLDEVIYNRENGFVIGTLHANTDEKTPSIGFIAHMDTADYNAENIKPRIVENYDGSDICLNEEHQIFTRRTDFPNLKNYIGKSLVVTDGLTLLGGDDKAGICEIMEALAYLVSHPEIKHGKIMCAFGPDEEIGTGADHFDVKQFPVDYAYTIDGESLGQLEYETFNAAGGTVTLKGVSVHTGTAKGIMINCAKLAMQFDALLPGAAVPEHTCGRQGFFMLMSMETQVDTGKMNYIIRDHNKELFEAKKAFFLQAGQTLNEIYGREVCEVSVKDQYYNMYDIIKDNMECVNVAKAAMKKAGITPICDPIRGGTDGSKISFMGIPTPNIFTGVENLHGRHEFACIDDMKKAVEVIVNIVNIEK; the protein is encoded by the coding sequence ATGGAATCAATGGTCGAACGTTTTGTACGCTATACGAGCATAAATACACGGTCTAATGAGGAAAGTACAACCATTCCTAGTACTCAAACTCAAGTAGACTTTGCTACGAATGTGCTCGTCCCCGATTTAAAAGCAATAGGATTAGATGAGGTTATTTATAATCGTGAAAATGGTTTTGTCATCGGCACATTACATGCTAATACTGATGAGAAAACCCCTTCCATCGGCTTCATTGCCCATATGGATACAGCTGATTATAACGCAGAAAATATTAAGCCTCGTATCGTAGAAAACTATGATGGTAGTGATATTTGCCTTAACGAAGAACATCAAATCTTCACCCGTCGTACAGATTTTCCTAACCTAAAAAATTACATTGGCAAGTCCTTAGTTGTAACCGATGGTCTAACACTTCTTGGTGGTGATGACAAGGCTGGCATCTGTGAAATCATGGAAGCCCTCGCCTATCTCGTATCTCACCCAGAAATTAAACATGGTAAAATCATGTGTGCTTTCGGTCCAGATGAAGAAATCGGTACTGGTGCTGACCACTTCGATGTTAAACAATTTCCTGTAGACTATGCTTACACTATCGATGGTGAAAGCCTAGGCCAACTCGAATATGAAACCTTTAACGCTGCTGGCGGTACAGTAACCCTCAAAGGCGTATCTGTTCACACAGGTACTGCCAAAGGCATTATGATCAACTGTGCTAAACTAGCTATGCAATTTGATGCTTTATTACCAGGAGCAGCTGTTCCTGAGCACACATGTGGTCGCCAAGGTTTCTTTATGCTCATGAGCATGGAAACACAAGTAGATACCGGCAAAATGAACTATATTATCCGCGATCATAATAAGGAATTGTTCGAAGCAAAAAAAGCATTCTTCTTACAAGCAGGTCAAACATTGAATGAAATATATGGGCGTGAAGTATGTGAGGTCTCTGTAAAAGACCAATACTATAACATGTACGATATCATCAAAGACAATATGGAATGCGTAAACGTAGCCAAAGCAGCAATGAAAAAAGCTGGAATTACACCTATTTGTGATCCTATTCGCGGTGGCACAGATGGATCCAAAATCTCCTTCATGGGCATTCCTACACCAAATATTTTTACAGGCGTAGAAAATCTACATGGTCGTCATGAATTCGCATGTATCGATGATATGAAAAAAGCTGTTGAAGTTATCGTTAATATTGTAAATATTGAAAAATAA
- a CDS encoding OPT family oligopeptide transporter, producing the protein MSDEVRSIPPIEPVLDPKKDYVEINSYVVFWGLFYAAVFTLAVGYLCLKIGQTVDAFAPVSVLAMGTAVILKRQNAFAETVHIQAIASSSTNTLAGAMFFLPALYIWNVTDVSFVQMAIPIILGGVLGVLLCVMFRRYFVEEMHYVYPFPSGRAAAEVLMSNEGSKAKLMLGSGLIALVYDFILNSLGWWQEVIRTATFKWGAALADQTKLTAAVDTDAALLGLGYFTGLRYAAIIAAGSFFSWFVCIPIVYYLAPEHIMQIGGHAVPLGEAPIRKVFLDYVRHIGIGMLAMAGIIGLITMSKVVANVVKNAVLDIFSSKTVDVNLLRTQRDVPTSWIGAGILLCTVLFAAYFHFMYAESFGQTIVVFLIVLIMSFLLSVVGISSIAYTGTEPVSGMTIFMIIISAVCLTAAGMTGKVGMIAVLMMASFIGTTIGMAGNFMSELKVAHMTGATPKKMEQWQIVGTILCAVLSVGVMILLNDAYGFVGDHALNAPQANAMAAIIEPMMTGGSAQWPLYMAGALFAIILWMVRVPPLAFALGTYLPMEINTPLLIGGLIAYLVQNSTKDKELADLRFSKGSTIASGLVAGGAIGSLFSAVLRIVGVDVFAQAWVETPEATYLSIVMYLLLCTFLYKVAMYIKAKHAK; encoded by the coding sequence ATGTCGGACGAGGTTCGTTCCATTCCACCCATAGAACCGGTGTTAGATCCTAAGAAAGATTACGTAGAGATTAACTCATATGTAGTCTTCTGGGGCTTGTTCTATGCGGCAGTTTTCACACTGGCTGTTGGCTATTTATGTTTGAAAATCGGTCAAACAGTAGATGCTTTTGCGCCAGTATCTGTACTTGCTATGGGTACAGCAGTTATTTTAAAGCGGCAAAATGCTTTTGCCGAAACGGTACACATTCAAGCTATCGCTAGTTCTAGTACGAACACATTAGCAGGGGCTATGTTCTTCTTGCCAGCTCTTTACATCTGGAATGTAACAGATGTATCATTTGTACAAATGGCGATTCCTATCATTCTTGGCGGCGTTTTAGGTGTTTTATTATGCGTTATGTTCCGTCGCTATTTCGTTGAGGAAATGCACTATGTGTATCCGTTTCCAAGTGGTCGTGCTGCAGCGGAAGTATTGATGAGTAATGAGGGGAGCAAAGCAAAACTTATGCTTGGCTCTGGTTTAATTGCTCTCGTGTATGACTTTATTCTTAATAGTTTGGGGTGGTGGCAAGAGGTTATTCGCACTGCTACCTTTAAGTGGGGGGCAGCCCTTGCAGATCAAACTAAGCTAACTGCAGCGGTAGATACTGATGCAGCATTGCTTGGCCTTGGTTATTTCACGGGCCTTCGCTATGCGGCTATCATTGCAGCCGGTTCTTTCTTCTCTTGGTTTGTATGTATTCCGATTGTGTACTATTTAGCACCTGAACATATTATGCAAATTGGCGGTCATGCAGTTCCATTGGGCGAGGCCCCAATTCGCAAGGTATTCCTCGATTATGTTCGTCATATTGGTATCGGCATGCTCGCTATGGCAGGCATTATTGGTTTAATTACAATGTCTAAAGTGGTAGCAAATGTTGTTAAAAATGCAGTGCTTGATATCTTTAGTTCTAAAACTGTAGATGTTAATTTGCTTCGTACACAACGTGATGTACCTACATCTTGGATTGGTGCTGGCATCTTGTTATGTACAGTTTTATTTGCAGCATATTTCCATTTTATGTATGCTGAAAGCTTCGGACAAACAATTGTAGTATTCTTAATTGTTCTTATTATGTCATTCCTATTATCTGTAGTGGGGATTAGCTCCATCGCTTATACAGGTACAGAACCAGTTTCAGGTATGACAATCTTTATGATTATTATCTCCGCTGTATGCTTAACCGCAGCAGGTATGACTGGTAAGGTCGGTATGATTGCAGTCCTCATGATGGCATCCTTTATTGGTACTACTATTGGGATGGCTGGTAACTTTATGTCTGAACTTAAGGTGGCACATATGACAGGTGCTACACCTAAGAAAATGGAACAATGGCAAATCGTTGGTACTATTCTTTGTGCCGTACTTTCTGTAGGTGTTATGATTCTTTTAAACGATGCTTATGGATTTGTAGGAGATCATGCATTAAATGCACCTCAAGCGAATGCTATGGCCGCAATCATTGAGCCAATGATGACTGGTGGTAGTGCTCAATGGCCTCTTTACATGGCTGGTGCATTATTTGCAATTATCTTGTGGATGGTAAGAGTTCCGCCGTTGGCATTTGCCTTGGGCACATACTTGCCAATGGAAATTAATACACCATTACTTATCGGAGGTTTGATTGCGTATCTTGTACAAAATAGTACAAAAGACAAAGAATTGGCAGATCTTCGCTTCTCCAAAGGTAGTACAATTGCCTCTGGTCTCGTAGCCGGTGGTGCTATTGGATCCTTGTTCAGTGCGGTACTTCGCATTGTAGGTGTTGATGTATTTGCTCAAGCCTGGGTAGAAACACCTGAAGCGACATACCTCAGTATCGTAATGTATTTATTACTCTGTACGTTCTTGTACAAGGTAGCTATGTATATAAAAGCTAAACATGCTAAATAA
- a CDS encoding basic amino acid ABC transporter substrate-binding protein, giving the protein MKFKKIAALLGAFTIASSLLIAGCGKEGNSQKAWRVGTDATYAPFGFKDKDSGKLAGFDIDIINAIANEEGIEADIQNLNFDALLPALQSNTIDIAISDMTISEERAKSVDFSKPYYIAGNGLVVNIDNTNINSFKDLEGKRIGVSIGSTGAEIASKIPNADVRQFNIIVDAFLELQNKGVDVVINDTPVNEYYVNGKGKGIAKVTGEDYDAAPLGIAVKKGNTELLNKINDGLAKIKANGKYAEIYKKWFGKEPPAEVLK; this is encoded by the coding sequence ATGAAATTTAAGAAAATAGCAGCTCTATTAGGGGCTTTCACCATTGCTAGTAGTTTATTAATCGCAGGCTGTGGTAAGGAGGGGAATAGTCAGAAGGCATGGCGCGTAGGTACTGATGCGACCTATGCACCATTTGGTTTTAAAGACAAAGATAGTGGTAAATTAGCTGGATTTGATATTGATATTATCAATGCGATTGCAAACGAAGAGGGCATAGAAGCAGATATTCAAAATCTAAACTTTGATGCGCTTTTACCAGCATTACAAAGTAATACCATCGACATCGCTATTTCGGATATGACTATTTCTGAAGAACGAGCAAAATCCGTTGATTTTAGTAAACCGTACTATATTGCAGGTAATGGTCTCGTTGTGAACATTGATAACACCAATATTAATAGTTTTAAGGATTTAGAAGGTAAGCGCATTGGTGTATCCATCGGCTCTACTGGCGCAGAGATTGCCAGCAAGATTCCCAATGCCGATGTACGCCAGTTTAATATTATCGTTGATGCTTTCTTAGAACTACAAAATAAAGGCGTTGATGTAGTTATCAACGATACACCAGTAAACGAATATTATGTTAATGGTAAGGGCAAAGGTATCGCAAAGGTTACTGGAGAGGACTATGATGCGGCACCACTAGGTATTGCTGTGAAAAAAGGCAATACAGAGTTGCTTAACAAAATTAATGATGGTTTGGCTAAGATCAAAGCAAATGGTAAATACGCAGAAATTTATAAGAAATGGTTTGGTAAGGAGCCTCCAGCAGAGGTATTAAAATAG
- the mmuM gene encoding homocysteine S-methyltransferase: MGDMMAKRSAFLDIIKEKDALVLDGALGTELERYGCDIQHKLWSAKVLMDQPDIIKKIHISYLAAGADIIQSSGYQATVAGFKGLGYGTEEAIELVKLSVRLAVQARNEFLEAKASGALTLRGIKLGEETPEGVKYFSEGALPKPLVAASVGPYGAFLADGSEYRGYPDVQTEYLEVFHIPRLALFCEENPDILSFETIPSYAEAIAIARAMSDPFTSKGIPAWIAFSCKDGHHVSSGETIIKCAQMIDKVHPITGIGINCTKPEYVESLIKDIRTVTDKPIAVYPNLGESYDSKTKTWYGDAASFVDYVEVWRKAGAEIIGGCCRTTPEIIGDIAKKIHN; the protein is encoded by the coding sequence ATGGGTGATATGATGGCTAAACGAAGTGCATTTTTAGATATTATTAAGGAAAAGGACGCCCTCGTCTTAGATGGAGCTTTAGGGACCGAATTAGAGCGTTATGGCTGTGATATTCAACATAAGTTGTGGTCTGCTAAAGTTCTCATGGATCAGCCAGATATCATTAAGAAAATACATATTTCTTATTTAGCTGCGGGTGCCGATATCATTCAAAGCTCTGGCTATCAAGCGACAGTAGCAGGCTTTAAAGGTTTAGGTTATGGCACGGAAGAAGCGATAGAGCTCGTTAAACTATCTGTTCGTTTAGCCGTGCAAGCTCGTAATGAGTTTTTAGAAGCAAAGGCGAGTGGAGCGCTTACATTGCGTGGTATTAAACTTGGTGAAGAGACTCCTGAGGGGGTTAAATATTTTTCTGAAGGTGCTTTACCTAAACCGTTGGTGGCAGCCTCTGTAGGTCCTTATGGCGCTTTTTTGGCGGATGGTTCTGAATACCGTGGGTATCCTGATGTACAAACAGAATATCTAGAGGTATTCCATATTCCTCGATTAGCGTTATTCTGTGAAGAAAATCCAGATATATTATCCTTTGAAACCATACCGTCTTATGCTGAAGCGATCGCTATTGCGAGAGCTATGTCTGATCCGTTTACATCCAAAGGTATTCCTGCATGGATTGCTTTTTCCTGTAAAGATGGGCACCATGTTTCTAGTGGCGAAACCATTATTAAATGTGCACAAATGATTGATAAGGTACATCCTATTACAGGGATTGGCATTAATTGTACCAAACCGGAATATGTAGAATCATTGATAAAAGATATTCGTACTGTTACAGATAAACCGATTGCTGTATATCCTAATCTTGGTGAAAGCTATGATAGTAAAACTAAAACTTGGTATGGCGATGCTGCATCATTTGTAGACTACGTTGAGGTATGGCGAAAAGCTGGAGCTGAAATCATTGGTGGCTGTTGTAGAACAACACCTGAAATTATCGGTGATATTGCAAAGAAAATTCACAACTAA
- a CDS encoding FprA family A-type flavoprotein, translating to MHCAQKMTHNIYWIGSNDWTTERFENLFPIPNGVSYNSYFIDDEKTCVVDSVDAEIREEYFDNLTHLLNGRELDYIVVNHMEPDHCQTLLETLERYPNCKMVGNATTFRMFEQFYNTPKPEQYHQIKEGDEICLGKHTLVSYTMPMVHWPEVTCTYEKSTGTLFSADAFGTFGTVNGNIFADQTDFVATYEEEARRYYTNIVGKYGPQVQNALRKISSLDIKRIAPLHGPIWRTPESIQYITHKYLHWSSYTAEQKGVVIAFGSMYGNTRAIAQQLAKQLSKRGVTDIKIYDVSKTNASYIISDAWKYTNLVTIAPTYNLNLYLTMENFIHELKALNFQNHKVSIIGNHSWASAAMKTMVSHFENDFKDIEIVSEPLDIKSSLKEEDLPLIEKMADDIKASIEAAEIKDVF from the coding sequence ATGCATTGTGCTCAGAAAATGACTCATAATATCTACTGGATTGGTAGTAATGACTGGACAACAGAACGTTTCGAAAACTTATTTCCTATTCCAAATGGTGTTAGCTATAACAGCTATTTCATCGACGATGAAAAGACTTGTGTGGTAGACTCTGTAGATGCTGAAATTCGTGAAGAGTACTTCGACAACTTGACTCACCTCTTAAATGGTCGTGAACTCGATTACATCGTCGTAAACCATATGGAGCCTGATCATTGCCAAACATTATTGGAAACATTGGAACGGTATCCAAATTGTAAAATGGTAGGTAATGCTACAACATTCCGCATGTTTGAGCAATTCTATAACACTCCAAAACCAGAACAATACCATCAAATTAAAGAAGGCGATGAAATCTGTTTAGGTAAACATACTTTGGTTTCTTACACTATGCCTATGGTTCACTGGCCTGAAGTAACTTGTACATACGAAAAATCTACAGGCACATTGTTCTCTGCAGATGCTTTTGGTACATTCGGTACAGTTAATGGTAATATCTTTGCTGACCAAACCGATTTCGTAGCTACATACGAAGAAGAAGCTCGCCGTTACTATACAAATATCGTTGGTAAATACGGACCACAAGTACAAAATGCGCTTCGCAAAATTTCTAGCCTTGATATCAAACGCATTGCTCCACTTCATGGTCCAATCTGGCGCACCCCTGAATCTATCCAATATATCACGCACAAATACTTACATTGGTCCAGCTATACAGCCGAACAAAAAGGTGTTGTTATCGCTTTTGGTTCCATGTACGGCAATACTCGTGCTATTGCTCAACAATTGGCTAAACAACTCTCCAAACGTGGCGTTACAGATATCAAAATTTACGATGTTTCCAAAACTAATGCTTCCTACATCATCTCCGATGCTTGGAAATATACTAACTTGGTAACTATCGCACCTACATATAACTTGAATCTATACCTTACTATGGAAAACTTTATCCATGAATTAAAAGCCCTTAACTTCCAAAACCATAAAGTATCCATCATCGGTAACCACTCTTGGGCTTCCGCTGCGATGAAAACAATGGTTTCCCATTTCGAAAATGATTTCAAAGACATTGAAATCGTTTCCGAACCACTAGATATCAAATCCTCTTTGAAAGAAGAAGATCTTCCATTAATTGAAAAAATGGCAGACGATATCAAAGCGTCCATTGAAGCTGCTGAAATTAAAGACGTATTCTAA